The genomic interval TACCAAAGCCTGTTATCACGATTTGAACCTAATCCCAAATATACCGAATTAAACATCATTTTATGGCCTAACAATTTCAACTTCTACACAATCTAAAATTCCATGCACGGCTACATGGGGTTTTCTAACTCTTACAATAACTTCTTCGATATTGAAATGACTTAAAAGTGTTTGTGCAATTGCTTCCGCAATACCTTCGATGAGACTATATTCACCTTCGATAACAACTTCTTCGACGACTTGATAAACCCGAGAGTAATCAACAGTATCTTCTAAACGATCTGTTTTTCCGGCTTTTCTAAGATCTGTAAACAGTTCGATATCAATTTCAAAACGCTGCCCTTTTTCTTTCTCGGATTTTTCAACACCGTGGTAGCTGTAGAATACCAGATTAACAAGCCGAATAACATCCAAATTTTCTTCTATTGGAAACTCTCTTTCTTAAGAAATTTTACGGAAGATTTTCTCGAATATACCAATTTGGCAGGTAAGAATCAAGGAGAATTGGGAAGGTTATTTAGACAATAATTTTGATTTAGGTAAAAAAAAAGACCGAAGAAAAATTCTTCGGCCTTTTGTCTTTTCAACTTTTTTAGTATTAATACATTCCACCCATACCACCACCACCACCCGGAGGCATTGCCGGACTTGGTGTTTCAGGTTCCTTAATATCGGTTATGATAGCTTCAGTCATTAAAAGAAGTCCAGCCACACTTGCTGCATTTTCCAATGCTGCCCGTGTAACCTTTGTAGGATCAAGGATACCCGCTTTGATCAGGTCTTCGTATTCACCTGTCTCAGCGTTGAAACCGAAAGCTCCTTCTCCACTTTGAACTTTTTGTACAACGATGGAACCTTCAAAGCCTGCGTTTTCAGCAATTTTGCGAATGGGCTCTTCGAGCGCTCGGCGAACTATATTGACACCCACTCTCTCATCTGCACTGGCTGTCTCGATGCTATCAAAACCTTCTATCGCACGAAGTAAAGAAACGCCGCCACCAGGAATAATTCCTTCTTCAACAGCCGCTCGTGTTGCATGCAATGCATCTTCAACACGTGCTTTCTTTTCCTTCATTTCAATTTCCGTTGCAGCGCCAATATTCAATACCGCAACACCACCGGCCAATTTGGCCAATCGCTCTTGCAGCTTCTCTTTGTCATAATCGGAAGTAGTGTTTTCAATTTGATTGCGAATTTGCTTAATTCGACCCTGGATATCTTCGGTGCTGCCTGCCCCTTCGACGATTGTCGTGTTGTCCTTGTCAATAGTCACGCGCTTGGCAGTTCCTAAATCACTAACCACAGCATTTTCAAGCTTAAAACCTGCCTCTTCGGATATTACCCGCCCGCCAATCAAAACCGCGATGTCTTCCAACATTGCTTTGCGGCGATCTCCGAATCCAGGGGCTTTCACGGCAGCGACTTTTAAAGTACCTCTAAGCTTATTGACCACCAATGTAGCTAATGCTTCACCTTCTATATCTTCAGCAATCAAAATAAGAGGTTTACCCAACTGGGCTACTTTTTCCAGCAACGGTAACAGGTCTTTCATGGCGCTGATCTT from candidate division KSB1 bacterium carries:
- the folB gene encoding dihydroneopterin aldolase, with the translated sequence MDVIRLVNLVFYSYHGVEKSEKEKGQRFEIDIELFTDLRKAGKTDRLEDTVDYSRVYQVVEEVVIEGEYSLIEGIAEAIAQTLLSHFNIEEVIVRVRKPHVAVHGILDCVEVEIVRP
- the groL gene encoding chaperonin GroEL (60 kDa chaperone family; promotes refolding of misfolded polypeptides especially under stressful conditions; forms two stacked rings of heptamers to form a barrel-shaped 14mer; ends can be capped by GroES; misfolded proteins enter the barrel where they are refolded when GroES binds), whose product is MDFSMDSRASLQKGINILADAVEVTLGPRGRNVVIDKKFGAPTITKDGVTVAKEIELENAAENMGAQMVKEVASKTSDIAGDGTTTATILARSIFNEGLKNVTAGANPTHLKRGIDKAVQKTIEEIKKLSQEVTDKNDISNVGTISANNDKAIGDLISDAMDKVGKDGVITVEEAKSTDTTLEVVEGMQFDRGYLSPYFVTNPDSMEAYLEDPMILIHDKKISAMKDLLPLLEKVAQLGKPLILIAEDIEGEALATLVVNKLRGTLKVAAVKAPGFGDRRKAMLEDIAVLIGGRVISEEAGFKLENAVVSDLGTAKRVTIDKDNTTIVEGAGSTEDIQGRIKQIRNQIENTTSDYDKEKLQERLAKLAGGVAVLNIGAATEIEMKEKKARVEDALHATRAAVEEGIIPGGGVSLLRAIEGFDSIETASADERVGVNIVRRALEEPIRKIAENAGFEGSIVVQKVQSGEGAFGFNAETGEYEDLIKAGILDPTKVTRAALENAASVAGLLLMTEAIITDIKEPETPSPAMPPGGGGGMGGMY